GGCGAGAAATTCGTCCGCCAGGCCGCCGTGAGTGAGTATCAGGGTTCCGATCATGACTTGGGGATCCTCTCAGACCTCGACGCTCTCCGGAAATCCCAACGTTGGAGGGCGCCTTGTTACGCCTTGTTCGCGCCCTTTCCGTGGCGCTCCAGGTCGCGATGGGAGACTCGCGTTTCCCAACCGGCGGCGTCGAGGCGGCGGGCCAGCTCTTCGGCCACTGCCACCGAGCGATGACGCCCGCCGGTGCAGCCGACGGCCACCGTCAGATAGCTGCGCCGCTCATGGCGGTAACGCGGCAGGAGAAACAGCAGGAGGTCCGTCAGCCGCTCTCCCACCTGGTGAAAATCTTCTTGAGCGTCGAGGAATTCCTTCACCGGTGCTTCGAGACCGGTGCGCTCGCGCAGTCCGGGGACGAAATAGGGGTTCGGCAAGAAGCGAACATCGAACAGCAGGTCGGTACCGTAGGGAATGCCGTGCTTGAAGCCGAAGCTCTCCAGGGACACCAGCATCGCCACGTCGGACTCGTCCGACGGTGAGAAGTCCGAGCCGACCTGCCGGCGGGCGTCGTGGACCGACCATTCGGTGCTGTCGAACACCCGGTCGGCCAGGCCACGCAACTCCGCCATCAGCTCGCGCTCGCGCTCGATGCCGGCAATCACCGAGCGGTCCGGGGCCAGAGGGTGGGGGCGGCGGGTTTCCGAGAACCGCCGCACCAGAATCTCGTCCGAGGCCTCGAGAAACAACAGGGTCACTTCGATCTCGCGCCGGTCGAGGTCCTGCACCAGGGCCGGGAACTCCTCGGCGAAGCCCGGGGCCCGGACGTCGGCGACCACGGCGATGTGGCGATAGCCCTGGACCAGCTCGAGGGGACGGGCGATGAACTGCCGCAGCAGCGGCAGCGGCAGGTTGTCGACGGTGTAGTAGCCCATGTCCTCGAAGGCCTTGGCCACCGAACTCTTGCCCGAACCCGAGAGACCGGTGATGAGAACCAGCTTGGCGCGATTGTCGGATCGATCGGTCATCATTGCCTCGGGGACGAGCCGCGTCGGTTGCGTTCGATCTCGGCGTTGAGCTTGCGGTTGAACTCGCGCGCCGAATGGTGGCCCTGCAGCTTGAGGACGTGGTTGCGGGCGGCGATCTCGACCAGGATGGAAACGTTGCGTCCCAGGGCCACCGGCATCAGCAGGTAAGGCACCGGGGTGTCGAGAATCGGATAGAGGGTCTCGTCGAGGCCGTGGCGATCGTAGGCCTTGCCCTCCTGCCAGTGCTCGAGCTCGATCACCAGATCGATGGTCTTGCGCTCGCGCACCGCCGCCAGGCCGAAGAGATCTTGAACGTTGATGATCCCCATGCCGCGCAGCTCCATGTGGTGGCGCAGCGGTCCGTCGCTCGACCCTACGAGGTCACCATTGGGAAAGCGCTGGATCACCACCCGGTCATCGGCCACCAGGCTGTTCCCGCGGGAGATCAGGTCGAGCGCCGATTCGCTCTTCCCCACCCCGGAGTCACCGATCAGAAGGACCCCCAGCCCGAGCACTTCGAGCAGGACGCCGTGGACCTGGGTCGAGGGTGCCAGGCGCTCGTCGAGAAACCAGCTGATCTCTTTGATCACCACCGACGACAGGGCCGAGGAGCTCAGCACCGGCAGCTCCCGTTGGCGGCAGAGCTCGAGGAAGCCCGGCAAAGGGGCGATGCCCTTGGTGATCACGAAGACCGGGATCTCGAGGCGGGTGATGTGATCGAGGCGCTGCTGCAGGGTTTCGGTGTCGAGGGTTTGGAGATAGGCGGTTTCGCTGGCGCCGATGATCTGGACTCGCCCCGGCTTGATGTACTCGTAGTAGCCGGCGAAGGCCAGACCCGGCTTCTGCACCCGCGGGTGGGTAATGGCGTTGTTGAGGTGGTGATCGCCGGCCAGGACCTCGAGAGCGAGGTCGACCAGATTGGGCCCGAGGAGCTCGTCGACGGCGACACTGGTGATGCCGTTCACGAGTCGATCTCCTGGGTCGCGAGGAGAGCGAACAGGGCGGCCGAGTCGTCGGCGGCGGCGAGGCGCTCGTAGCTGCCGCCGCTGCGCACCCACTTCGAGATCGCCGCCAGGGCCTGGAGGTGCAAGACCGGCTCGCGCTCCGGCGAAGCGAGCAGAAAGAGAACCTTGACGGCCTCGCCATCGGGTGCACCGAACTCGACTCCCGCGGGCACCAGGGCCACCGCCAGGAGCGGCTGGCGGAGGCCCTTGAGCTTGCAGTGGGGAACCGCCACTCCCTGACCGAGGGCGGTCGAGCCGAGCTCTTCGCGCTCGAGAATGCGCTGGAACAGGATGTCCCCCTGGTCGATGGCGCCGCTGGCGGCGATGCGGCCGGTGAGCTCGCGCAGGACCTCGTCCCGCTGCGCACCCTGGAGGTCGTGGAAGATCAGCCCGGGGCTGAGCAGTGAAGCAAGATCCATGAGGGGGACGCCGTCGGCTCAGAACTCGGGCGCAATGAGCCCGTAGTTGCCGTCCTTTCTCTTGTAGATCACCTGCACCTGCTCGGAGTCCAGCTCACGGAACACCAGAAAGTCGTTCTTGCCGCTGTCGAGCTGCAAGACCGCTTCTTCGACCCCCATCGGCTTGATCACCAGATTGGTCGAGCGAATCACCCGCGGGCGATTGTCCTCCTGCACTTCCACGACGTCCAGGGGCCAGGACCCGGGTGGCGGCGCCGGACCGCGCTTGCGGCGGTCCTTGAGGCGGCTCAGGCCCCGGCGGGCCTGCTTCTCCACCTTGTCGGCGGCCATCTGAATGGCCTCTTTCATGTCGTCGGTGGCCTCCGTCGCCTGCAGCACCCCGAGGCGGTGGGCGACGTGGATTTCGGCGAGCTTGCGGCGCTTCTCCACCCCGAGGGTGACCTTCACGTCGACCGGCTCCTGGAGGAATTTGTCGAGCTTCTCGAGCTTCTTGGCGGCGAACTGGCGAACCCCGTCATCGACCGTCATGTGGCGACCCACAAATTCGATGTTCATCGGCTCCTTTCGCGTCTCGGCCCGCCTTTGCGGGCCCGGCTAGAAGATCTTCTTACGCTCCGTCGAGGAAGGGATCGAAAGCTCGTCGCGGTACTTGGCGACGGTGCGCCGGGCGATCTGGATGCCCTCGCGGTTGAGCACCCGCATCAGCTCGCTGTCGGAGAGCGGACGCTTCGGGTCCTCACCCTGGATCATCTGCTCGATCTTGCGCTTGACCGTCAGCGAGGAGATGTTGTCGCCATACTCGCGGTCGATCCCGCTGTGGAAGAAGAACTTCATGGGAAACACGCCGCGCGGCGTGTGGATGTACTTGTTCGAGACGACCCGGCTGACCGTCGACTCGTGCATGCCGATGTCCTCGGCGACATCGCGCAGCACCATCGGGCGCAGGTGGTCGATGCCGTGATCGAGGAACTCGCGCTGTTGGTGCACGATCGAGTTGGCCACTTTGTAGATCGTCCGCTGGCGCTGGTCCAGGCTTTTGATCAGCCAGATGGCGGAGCGCATCTTCTCCTTGATGAACTGCTGCGCCTCGCTCTGGCTGGCGTCGTTGCGCATGCGCTGCAGCATACGCCGATAGGCGCGGCTCACCCGCAAGCGCGGCAAGCCGTCGTCGTTGAGCTGGATGACGTACTCCTGGCCCACCCGGTAGACGTGGACGTCGGGCTCGATGTAGTGGGCGCGATCGCTGCTGAAGCGGCGACCGGGGCGCGTCTCCAGGGTCTTGATCTTTTCGACCGCCGGCCGCAGCGCCTCGAGCTCGACGCCGAGGGTCTTGGCGATGGCCGGGAACTGGCGCCGCAAGAAGAGGTCCCAGTGGTCGCGGATCAGCCGGATGGCGAGGGCGACCTCCGGCGGCAGGTCGAGGTCGTCGTCATCCTCTTCCGCCGCACTCTCCGGCAGGGCTTCGGCCGCTTCGTCGGGATCGGCCTCGGCCGGCGCCGCAAGGCTCGCCTCGGCCGTCGGGCCGCGGCCCTCTTCGGCGGCGTCGTCGACCTCCGCCAAGAGCTGGTGCAGCAGGCTCTCCTGGAGGTCGCGGCAGGCGACGCCGGAAGGCTCGAAGCTGCGCACCAGCTCGAGGGCGCGCAGCACTTCTTCCTCCGGATAGGGCTCCTCGAGCTCGCCGGAGACATCGAGGCCGGCATCGCAGAGCTCTTCGAGGCTGGCGACGAGAAAGCCGTCGGGGTTGAGATTGCCGATGATGGTCTCGGCGATCTCCCGCAGGCGCGGCGCGGTGTCGGTCATGTGGAGCTGCCACAGCAGGTGATCGTAGAGGTCCGGCTCCTGGGTGAGGTTGTTCTCCATCCGGTAGTCCTCTCGATGCTCGTGCATCGAGGGATAGCCGGAGCTCTCCCAGTACTCCCCGAAGTAGGCGTCGAGGTCGATGTTCTCGATCGAGTCGTCGAGACCGTTGTCTTCCGGTTCCTTGTCGCCGGATTCGGGATCGTTGCGATCGTTGACGTCTTCCGGCGCCTCGCTGGTCTCCTCGAGGACGGGATTCTCCACCAGCTCCTGAGTGACCAGCGTCTCGAGCTCCATGCGGGTCATCTGCAGCAGCTTGATCGCCTGCTGCAGCGATGGCGTCATCACCAGCTTTTGAGCCAGCTTGAGGGACAGCTTTTGCTCGAGCGCCATGGAACTCTTCTCTACCTAGAGCTGGAATTGCTCACCCAGGTAGATCTTGCGCACCTGGGGGTCGCGGGATAGGTCGTCGGGAGCTCCGGATCGCAGGATTCCACCATTGTTGATGATATAAGCGCGGTCGGTTATTTTCAATGTTTCCCGCACGTTATGGTCGGTGATCAGGATTCCGATGCCCATCGTTTTGAGGTGCCGGATGATGCCCTGGATGTCGAGCACGGCGATCGGATCGATGCCCGCGAAAGGCTCGTCGAGAAGGATGTGCCAGGGGTTGATGACCAGCGCTCGGGCGATCTCGACGCGCCGTCGCTCACCCCCCGACAGGGCGTACCCCGGACTCTTGCGAACCTTCGCCAGGCCGAACTCCTGAATCAGCTGGTCGATGCGCCGCTCCTGCTCTCCGTGGGAAAGGTCGAGGGTCTCGAAGATGCAGCGCAGATTGTCCTCGACGGACATCTTGCGGAAGATCGAGGGCTCCTGGGGCAAATAGCTGATGCCGCGCTGCGCCCGCAGGTACATCGGTAGCGCCGTGATGTCCTCGTCGCCGAGGAAGACGGTGCCGGCGTCCGGGGGCGTCAGCCCGACGACCATGTAGAAGGTGGTCGTCTTGCCGGCACCATTGGGACCGAGGAGACCGACGATCTCACCCGGACCGACCTCGATGGAGACGTCCTCCACCACGGCGCGGGCGCGGTAGACCTTGCGCAGGCTCTCGGTGCGCAGCACTCGCCTTGGCCGATCGCTAGTCATTCCCCTGCTCTCCCTCGGGCTCTTCGTCCGCGGCCTCGTCACCGGTACCCAAGACCCGCCCTCTTCCGCCGTCGAGCTCGTAGAGCACGCGGCGACCCTGGAGCTCGGCACCGTCGCTCTTGACCATCTTGGCCGGCGCGCCGCGCAGATCGATGGTGCGCGCCGCGAGGTCATAGAGGGCTTGGTCGCCCTCGGCGCGGTTGCCGCTCGCCGGATCGGTCAGGCGCACCGTGTCGTAACAGGCCATGGTGCGAGCGCGGCCATCGTCGTCGAGCTCCACCTCGAGGCGCTTGCCGCTGAGCTTGCGGCCGCCTTGCTGACTGTGGACTCCCCCGCGGTAAAGCAGGACTCCCTGGCCCTGGCGATACTCCATCTCCTGGGCGATCACCTCGACCGGCTGCCGACCCTGAGTGGGATCGATCCAGAGGGTTTTGACATTGCCGCGGGCGCTCAGCACATCGCCTTCATCGGTGACGTCGGCGCGGATCTCGTCGCCCACCAGCAGGCTGCTGCCGCGCCAGGCGCGGGCGCCGCCGCGAAACAGCGCGGCGCGCGGCTGATCGCGGAAGAAGGCGGTCTCGGCCTCGACCCGGATCGGTCCCTCCCCCTCGCCCAGGGGGGTCCCGTCGAAGCCGAGCTCGTCGCCATCCTGCAGCAGGGCGGAAACTCCTTGATCGGCGCGCAGCAGCCCCGACTTACGCTCCAGGACGACGTGCGGCGAGGTCAGCTCGCCGCGTTCCGAGGTCACCTCGACGGGGGTACCGAAGAGCTCCGCCTCGCCGGTTTCCCCACTGCCTTCGAAGGTCAGGCGGTCGCCGATGGCGTGGTGAGTGCCGTCCTCGAGCTCGACGTCGGGTCCGGACTCCAGGTTCGAGAGCTCGCCCTGGCCGTCGAACACCGCCCGCAGGCGATCTCCGATCACCCGCCGGAGCACGGCATCCGGGGCGTCGACCCGCGACTCCACCAGGGTCGGACGGCCGAAAGCCTCCATGTAGCGGCCGCCGACGCCCTCGAGGCGGGTCACGATGTAGCTCGCATCGAGGGTCTGGAGCACGCCGGTGGCGCTCTGGGTGGTGACCACCGTGCGCTGATCCGGGGCGCCTTCGAACTCGACGCTGCGGGGCTCGGTGCCGTTTTCCTTCATCAACATCGAAACGCTGCGGGCGGTGAAGCGCAGAGCCGAGGGCTGGTCGGGGCTCGCCTGGGGCGCCGCGTAGCGGCCGGAAACCTCCCAGCGGGCGCGGACGAAGGTGACCCGGCGCTCGTCGTCCGACAGGAACATGTTGAGGCGCCGGCCGCGAACCACGTTGCCTCCCTGGCGCAGCTCGACGTTGCCGGTGGCCCGGATCTGCTTGCGCGGCCGTTCCATGAAGACGTTGTCGGCGGTGAGGGTCATGGCGGCTGCGGGCAAGGTGGAGGTGACGCGCACGTTGCCGGCCAGGGTGAGGAGGTCCTCCGGGAAGAGGATGCGCAGTCGATCCCCTTGGCCGTCGTAGGCGCCGGCGTAGGCGAAGGCGACCGGGCTGGTGCTCTCGGCGAGGCGACCGCGATTCTTGAGCAGGAGGCCGCGACAGGTCAGCTCCATGCCCTGGGGGCCGGACA
This sequence is a window from Acidobacteriota bacterium. Protein-coding genes within it:
- the rpoN gene encoding RNA polymerase factor sigma-54, with the translated sequence MALEQKLSLKLAQKLVMTPSLQQAIKLLQMTRMELETLVTQELVENPVLEETSEAPEDVNDRNDPESGDKEPEDNGLDDSIENIDLDAYFGEYWESSGYPSMHEHREDYRMENNLTQEPDLYDHLLWQLHMTDTAPRLREIAETIIGNLNPDGFLVASLEELCDAGLDVSGELEEPYPEEEVLRALELVRSFEPSGVACRDLQESLLHQLLAEVDDAAEEGRGPTAEASLAAPAEADPDEAAEALPESAAEEDDDDLDLPPEVALAIRLIRDHWDLFLRRQFPAIAKTLGVELEALRPAVEKIKTLETRPGRRFSSDRAHYIEPDVHVYRVGQEYVIQLNDDGLPRLRVSRAYRRMLQRMRNDASQSEAQQFIKEKMRSAIWLIKSLDQRQRTIYKVANSIVHQQREFLDHGIDHLRPMVLRDVAEDIGMHESTVSRVVSNKYIHTPRGVFPMKFFFHSGIDREYGDNISSLTVKRKIEQMIQGEDPKRPLSDSELMRVLNREGIQIARRTVAKYRDELSIPSSTERKKIF
- the rapZ gene encoding RNase adapter RapZ, producing MTDRSDNRAKLVLITGLSGSGKSSVAKAFEDMGYYTVDNLPLPLLRQFIARPLELVQGYRHIAVVADVRAPGFAEEFPALVQDLDRREIEVTLLFLEASDEILVRRFSETRRPHPLAPDRSVIAGIERERELMAELRGLADRVFDSTEWSVHDARRQVGSDFSPSDESDVAMLVSLESFGFKHGIPYGTDLLFDVRFLPNPYFVPGLRERTGLEAPVKEFLDAQEDFHQVGERLTDLLLFLLPRYRHERRSYLTVAVGCTGGRHRSVAVAEELARRLDAAGWETRVSHRDLERHGKGANKA
- a CDS encoding PTS sugar transporter subunit IIA — its product is MDLASLLSPGLIFHDLQGAQRDEVLRELTGRIAASGAIDQGDILFQRILEREELGSTALGQGVAVPHCKLKGLRQPLLAVALVPAGVEFGAPDGEAVKVLFLLASPEREPVLHLQALAAISKWVRSGGSYERLAAADDSAALFALLATQEIDS
- the lptC gene encoding LPS export ABC transporter periplasmic protein LptC; protein product: MAQRPRQPPLAGLRRLLLLLLLVGFAGLVWLLVAGQAGDERKVAEDVPRSEIPPGDITLLGEGFEFTQTEKNLKVFRIEGASVRIRQGNQVLLDQVRLTLYDDDQTAYHVVADEASFDHGTRDARLSGNVRLSGPQGMELTCRGLLLKNRGRLAESTSPVAFAYAGAYDGQGDRLRILFPEDLLTLAGNVRVTSTLPAAAMTLTADNVFMERPRKQIRATGNVELRQGGNVVRGRRLNMFLSDDERRVTFVRARWEVSGRYAAPQASPDQPSALRFTARSVSMLMKENGTEPRSVEFEGAPDQRTVVTTQSATGVLQTLDASYIVTRLEGVGGRYMEAFGRPTLVESRVDAPDAVLRRVIGDRLRAVFDGQGELSNLESGPDVELEDGTHHAIGDRLTFEGSGETGEAELFGTPVEVTSERGELTSPHVVLERKSGLLRADQGVSALLQDGDELGFDGTPLGEGEGPIRVEAETAFFRDQPRAALFRGGARAWRGSSLLVGDEIRADVTDEGDVLSARGNVKTLWIDPTQGRQPVEVIAQEMEYRQGQGVLLYRGGVHSQQGGRKLSGKRLEVELDDDGRARTMACYDTVRLTDPASGNRAEGDQALYDLAARTIDLRGAPAKMVKSDGAELQGRRVLYELDGGRGRVLGTGDEAADEEPEGEQGND
- the hprK gene encoding HPr(Ser) kinase/phosphatase translates to MNGITSVAVDELLGPNLVDLALEVLAGDHHLNNAITHPRVQKPGLAFAGYYEYIKPGRVQIIGASETAYLQTLDTETLQQRLDHITRLEIPVFVITKGIAPLPGFLELCRQRELPVLSSSALSSVVIKEISWFLDERLAPSTQVHGVLLEVLGLGVLLIGDSGVGKSESALDLISRGNSLVADDRVVIQRFPNGDLVGSSDGPLRHHMELRGMGIINVQDLFGLAAVRERKTIDLVIELEHWQEGKAYDRHGLDETLYPILDTPVPYLLMPVALGRNVSILVEIAARNHVLKLQGHHSAREFNRKLNAEIERNRRGSSPRQ
- the lptB gene encoding LPS export ABC transporter ATP-binding protein yields the protein MTSDRPRRVLRTESLRKVYRARAVVEDVSIEVGPGEIVGLLGPNGAGKTTTFYMVVGLTPPDAGTVFLGDEDITALPMYLRAQRGISYLPQEPSIFRKMSVEDNLRCIFETLDLSHGEQERRIDQLIQEFGLAKVRKSPGYALSGGERRRVEIARALVINPWHILLDEPFAGIDPIAVLDIQGIIRHLKTMGIGILITDHNVRETLKITDRAYIINNGGILRSGAPDDLSRDPQVRKIYLGEQFQL
- the raiA gene encoding ribosome-associated translation inhibitor RaiA, which produces MNIEFVGRHMTVDDGVRQFAAKKLEKLDKFLQEPVDVKVTLGVEKRRKLAEIHVAHRLGVLQATEATDDMKEAIQMAADKVEKQARRGLSRLKDRRKRGPAPPPGSWPLDVVEVQEDNRPRVIRSTNLVIKPMGVEEAVLQLDSGKNDFLVFRELDSEQVQVIYKRKDGNYGLIAPEF